From a region of the Campylobacteraceae bacterium genome:
- a CDS encoding PepSY domain-containing protein, translated as MKKRLFNIHKFIGVNVLLFFFISLFFGILTIFQPYVNTWEDSKQHVNDIKISDIDLDKCLKQITKRTYFGEDGKKVRNDIISLSFPSIEVSATNLIRVRNRPNFYLDPNTCKRVRPKNFKISQFFDKMHTGGLFNSLLVKILFGFMSVAVVFLCFSGILLIIKNKYSNKKTKSNKAFYAKYHRLLFFYTLPLIFMFGITGALFNLGLYSSPLLTHYLTKGETLNALQTKRNILFDPALKNMDLSKKIKSISVNELYTKATQEFDDISFYKMEIYNYNDINSRVKFIGYEPKNFFISSMTNESYIILDGTNAKVLEKKIADDGTFAEKTLDAIFYLHYLRTFSDLPRIIFAFISISILIGLVFAMSLWLERAKKDKFSYKVLKPLSFTIILGSLISSSFLFASVWLIPKSAVFYSFMGERYSTQETLFYLCFLVLLAVILFKKDLFKITKYTCYLSSVFLICAVISHEFFSGYSFIRLYQEGLIQILASDIILLLVAALLIFTGKKLPKKYFEF; from the coding sequence ATGAAAAAAAGACTGTTTAATATACACAAGTTTATTGGAGTAAATGTTCTCTTATTCTTTTTTATCTCTTTGTTTTTTGGAATATTAACTATTTTTCAACCCTATGTAAATACATGGGAAGATTCAAAACAACATGTAAATGATATAAAAATAAGCGATATAGATTTAGACAAATGCCTTAAACAAATTACGAAAAGAACTTATTTTGGAGAAGATGGGAAAAAAGTTAGAAATGATATCATTAGTCTGTCTTTTCCAAGTATCGAAGTAAGCGCTACAAATTTGATTCGAGTAAGAAACAGACCTAACTTTTATTTAGATCCCAATACCTGTAAAAGAGTAAGGCCTAAGAATTTCAAAATATCTCAGTTTTTTGATAAAATGCACACAGGCGGGTTATTCAATTCTTTGTTAGTTAAAATACTCTTTGGTTTTATGTCTGTTGCTGTCGTATTTTTGTGTTTTTCTGGCATTTTATTAATCATAAAAAACAAATACAGCAATAAAAAAACAAAATCCAATAAAGCTTTTTATGCAAAATATCACAGGCTTTTATTTTTTTATACTCTTCCTTTAATTTTTATGTTTGGAATAACAGGAGCATTGTTTAATTTAGGTCTTTACAGTTCCCCTTTATTAACGCATTATTTAACAAAAGGTGAAACCCTAAATGCTTTACAAACAAAAAGAAATATTTTATTTGATCCTGCTTTAAAAAACATGGATTTAAGTAAAAAAATAAAAAGTATCAGCGTAAATGAACTTTATACAAAAGCCACGCAAGAATTTGATGATATCTCTTTTTATAAAATGGAAATATACAATTACAATGATATTAATTCACGGGTAAAATTCATAGGTTATGAACCTAAGAACTTTTTTATAAGTTCTATGACCAATGAAAGTTATATCATCTTAGATGGAACAAATGCAAAAGTACTTGAGAAAAAAATAGCTGATGATGGTACTTTTGCAGAAAAAACACTGGATGCAATCTTTTATTTGCATTATTTAAGAACTTTTTCGGATCTTCCTCGAATCATTTTTGCTTTTATTAGTATTAGTATTTTAATAGGACTTGTTTTTGCAATGAGCTTATGGTTGGAGAGAGCAAAAAAAGATAAGTTCTCTTATAAAGTATTAAAACCTTTAAGTTTTACTATTATCTTAGGTTCATTAATTTCTTCATCTTTTCTATTTGCAAGTGTTTGGTTGATTCCAAAATCAGCTGTCTTTTACTCTTTTATGGGTGAGAGATACAGTACTCAAGAAACACTATTTTATCTTTGTTTCCTTGTATTATTAGCAGTCATTTTATTTAAAAAAGATTTATTTAAAATTACAAAATACACTTGTTATTTATCATCAGTATTCTTAATATGTGCTGTAATATCACATGAGTTTTTTAGTGGATATTCGTTCATAAGATTATATCAAGAAGGATTAATCCAAATTCTAGCAAGCGATATCATTCTTCTACTAGTAGCTGCATTATTAATATTTACAGGGAAAAAACTACCTAAAAAATATTTTGAATTCTAA
- a CDS encoding nucleotidyltransferase family protein — protein sequence MKQNTCALVLAAGFSKRYGSDKRFSGQELLILRTLKNICKTFDSIYLVHRYEDKKLISLLENINIALIQAPSIDISLGTSISVGIQQIKKSAIMYESCAIFLADMPNIKKKTITALQNIQKKNLIVRAKYENIVGHPVFFGNNFFEELCKIKNQEGANQVIKENKLSYKILNVDDIGVIEDIDYPHEG from the coding sequence ATGAAACAAAATACATGTGCTTTAGTTTTAGCGGCTGGTTTTTCTAAACGTTATGGAAGTGATAAACGTTTCTCAGGACAAGAATTACTTATTTTAAGAACTTTAAAAAATATATGTAAAACCTTTGATTCTATTTATTTAGTCCACAGATATGAAGATAAAAAACTGATTTCTTTACTTGAGAATATTAATATTGCCTTAATACAAGCTCCTAGCATTGATATTTCATTAGGTACTAGTATTTCTGTAGGCATACAACAAATCAAAAAAAGTGCCATTATGTATGAGTCTTGTGCTATATTTTTAGCAGACATGCCAAATATAAAAAAGAAAACCATCACTGCATTACAAAATATCCAAAAAAAGAACCTAATTGTAAGGGCTAAGTATGAAAATATTGTTGGGCATCCTGTTTTTTTTGGAAATAATTTTTTTGAAGAACTGTGTAAAATAAAAAACCAAGAAGGTGCAAATCAAGTGATTAAAGAAAATAAACTTTCATACAAAATATTAAATGTAGATGATATTGGTGTTATTGAAGATATAGATTATCCGCATGAAGGGTAA